Proteins from one Triticum aestivum cultivar Chinese Spring chromosome 7A, IWGSC CS RefSeq v2.1, whole genome shotgun sequence genomic window:
- the LOC123154194 gene encoding uncharacterized protein, protein MSSSATKKGASLVVATSMAAVEVLKDQAGLCRWDYALRSLYHRAVLTGRRAVPASLSSSSSKAVGRAARPRRSEEEKLHKAYHVVCWGPN, encoded by the coding sequence ATGAGCTCGTCGGCGACCAAGAAGGGGGCGTCGCTGGTGGTGGCGACGAGCATGGCGGCCGTGGAGGTGCTCAAGGACCAGGCGGGGCTGTGCCGCTGGGACTACGCGCTCCGCTCGCTCTACCACCGCGCCGTGCTCaccggccgccgcgccgtcccggcgtccctctcctcctcctcctccaaggccgtCGGCAGGGCTGCGCGGCCCAGGCGGTCCGAGGAGGAGAAGCTGCACAAGGCGTACCACGTCGTGTGCTGGGGACCCAACTGA